In one Erinaceus europaeus chromosome 3, mEriEur2.1, whole genome shotgun sequence genomic region, the following are encoded:
- the LOC132537495 gene encoding GTP-binding nuclear protein Ran-like, giving the protein MFVKCHLTREFEEKYVTTLGVEVHPLMFHTNRGPIKFNVWDTAGQEKFGGLRDGYCIQVQRAIIMFYVTSRVTYKLILVGNGGTGKTTFVKHHLTRESEKKYVATLGVEVHPWCSTPTGGPAELA; this is encoded by the coding sequence ATGTTCGTCAAGTGCCACCTGACTAGGGAGTTCGAGGAGAAGTATGTCACCACCCTGGGCGTGGAGGTGCACCCTCTCATGTTCCACACCAACCGGGGGCCCATCAAGTTCAATGTGTGGGACACGGCTGGGCAGGAGAAGTTCGGGGGCCTGAGGGACGGCTACTGCATCCAAGTCCAGCGTGCCATCATCATGTTCTATGTGACATCGAGAGTGACCTACAAGCTCATCCTGGTCGGCAACGGTGGCACCGGCAAGACCACCTTCGTCAAGCACCACTTGACCAGGGAGTCCGAGAAAAAGTATGTCGCCACCCTGGGCGTGGAGGTGCACCCCTGGTGTTCCACACCAACCGGGGGCCCTGCTGAACTGGCATAG